From Mobula birostris isolate sMobBir1 chromosome 22, sMobBir1.hap1, whole genome shotgun sequence, the proteins below share one genomic window:
- the LOC140186157 gene encoding RING finger protein 224-like: MFCRKDLAEATHHKDTSHTTDGDLSGCIPTHHKNTECIICYSSYNLTDRLPRKLYCGHTFCQACLQRLDTMLNGQKWIPCPQCRQNTPCPRGGVVMLELDLGIFLVLKAETESVKTALRPDTDLQHKSKGQFGSQIITEQPAALCQDTPQEPHFSRSPCCTWCAGCCCG; this comes from the coding sequence ATGTTCTGTAGGAAGGATCTAGCTGAGGCTACCCACCATAAGGATACGAGTCACACCACGGACGGAGATTTATCAGGCTGTATTCCAACTCACCATAAGAATACCGAATGCATTATCTGCTACTCTAGCTATAACCTAACTGACAGGTTGCCTCGGAAGCTTTATTGCGGGCATACCTTCTGCCAGGCCTGCCTGCAGAGACTAGATACCATGTTAAATGGGCAGAAATGGATCCCATGCCCTCAGTGCCGTCAGAATACCCCATGCCCTCGTGGTGGTGTCGTCATGCTTGAACTAGACTTGGGCATTTTTTTGGTTCTTAAAGCAGAAACAGAGTCGGTAAAAACAGCATTGAGACCTGACACGGATTTACAACATAAATCCAAAGGGCAGTTCGGCTCACAGATTATCACTGAGCAGCCTGCAGCTCTATGTCAAGACACCCCACAAGAACCTCACTTTTCCAGAAGTCCCTGCTGTACTTGGTGTGCGGGCTGCTGCTGTGGTTAA